The Megachile rotundata isolate GNS110a chromosome 3, iyMegRotu1, whole genome shotgun sequence genome includes a window with the following:
- the LOC100882423 gene encoding protein-lysine N-methyltransferase SMYD4 isoform X2: MDTAKELILNLKQTNKSHVGYGLQKECEALIGHILQNMVQSELPELIPEVKNEQDSIEYREQGNQHFVMGEDFEAIKCYTMSLAYADKKELMSYAHANRSAALYRQQLYKECIIDIDAALNLGYPEEKRKKLKERGIKAVEEIKKKLLFKENDRIDTEKFMNRCLSETVNNTPIVVKYRNGKNKIGKDIDKDAKADENKQDSINGCRESSAHDNEDREPRYLADEGPLKLTYGPSKEAPAASDGVSIAFSEKYGRHLVATKEFKPGDIVTIEDPFAFTIYMQSYFTHCHHCLARSFNLIPCLKCPVAQYCSETCRKLAWEMAHQIECPILALVGNLLNVDKNKIRMLTKIVRFLIVATAKGKKIQELLEDMKVAESNPDNRTAGFTDEGILDSTSSRSALSLATNMTTRPLIGISAFACISALAAILLATQTNFFCKKYEVDQLRDINDLPEIKFCGSIMFRACVIMCSNCFLVQQEPGIKTGSGLYITHSLYNHSCAPNTFRHFEGMTMITRALEPIFPGDQIFTNYCASYAYMTRSERREKIMQDYFFECDCIACTFDWPSYNEILRNHIGSIAKNKELVAKLKPYKQRLAKNMYDIEAVKSVLGILYKEVTQPCEEIVHAEQYLKSYYLDP, translated from the exons ATGGACACAGCAAAGGAATTGATATTGAATTTAAAGCAAACAAATAAATCACATGTGGGGTATGGTTTACAGAAAGAATGTGAAGCACTCATTGGtcacattttacaaaatatggTTCAATCCGAATTACCTGAATTAATTCCTGAGGTGAAAAATGAACAAGATTCTATCGAATATAGAGAACAAG GAAATCAACATTTTGTAATGGGCGAGGATTTTGAAGCtataaaatgttatacaatGAGTTTAGCATACGCGGATAAAAAAGAACTTATGTCTTATGCTCATGCCAATCGATCTGCAGCTTTGTATAGACAACAACTTTACAAAGAATGTATAATAGACATTGATGCTGCTTTAAATCTTGGATATccggaagaaaaaagaaaaaaattgaaggAGAGAGGGATCAAAGCcgttgaagaaattaaaaagaaactgCTGTTCAAAGAAAATGATCGTATTGATacagaaaaatttatgaacagATGCCTATCAGAAACGGTAAATAATACACCTATTGTTGTAAAATATCGAAATGGAAAGAATAAAATTGGAAAAGATATAGATAAAGATGCTAAAGCTGACGAAAATAAACAAGATTCGATTAATGGTTGTCGCGAATCATCTGCACACGATAACGAAGACAGAGAACCAAGATACTTAGCGGATGAAGGTCCTTTAAAGCTGACTTATGGTCCCAGTAAGGAGGCTCCAGCTGCTAGCGATGGTGTTAGTATTGCTTTCTCTGAAAAATATGGTCGTCACTTAGTAGCTACAAAAGAATTTAAACCAGGAGATATAGTTACTATCGAAGATCCATTTGCTTTTACTATTTATATGCAAAG TTATTTTACGCATTGTCATCACTGTTTAGCaagaagctttaatttgattcCATGTTTAAAATGTCCAGTGGCTCAATATTGCTCAGAAACATGTAGGAAATTAGCTTGGGAAATGGCTCATCAGATAGAATGCCCGATTTTGGCATTAGTAGGAAACTTACttaatgttgataaaaataaaatacgaatGCTTACCAAAATCGTCAGGTTTTTAATTGTGGCAACAGCGAAAGGtaaaaaaattcaagaactGCTCGAAGACATGAAAGTAGCTGAATCTAATCCAG ATAATAGAACTGCAGGATTTACAGATGAAGGCATATTGGACAGTACTAGTTCACGATCTGCTCTGAGTCTTGCTACTAATATGACAACAAGACCACTCATTGGAATCAGTGCTTTTGCGTGTATCTCAGCTCTCGCAGCTATACTTTTAGCCACACAGACTAACTTCTTCTGCAAGAAATACGAAGTGGACCAATTAAGAGATATTAATGATCTTCCAGAGATCAAATTCTGTGGCAGCATTATGTTCCGTGCCTGTGTTATAATGTGTTCCAATTGTTTCtta gtGCAACAAGAACCAGGAATTAAAACAGGTTCAGGCTTATATATAACACATAGCTTGTACAATCATTCTTGTGCGCCGAATACATTTCGGCATTTTGAAGGGATGACAATGATCACTCGTGCACTAGAGCCAATATTTCCTGGAGATCAAATATTCACAAATTATTGTGCttcatatgcatatatgacAAGATctgaaagaagagaaaaaataatGCAAGATTACTTTTTTGAATGCGATTGCATCGCGTGTACATTTGATTGGCCATCATACAATGAAATTCTTCGAAACCACATTGGTTCTATTGCTAAAAATAAAGAGCTCGTGGCAAAATTGAAACCTTACAAGCAGAGATTAGCAAAAAATATGTATGATATTGAAGCTGTAAAATCGGTTCTGGGTATACTCTATAAAGAAGTGACCCAACCGTGCGAAGAAATAGTACATGCAGAACAATACTTGAAGAGCTATTATTTAG ATCCATAA
- the LOC100882423 gene encoding protein-lysine N-methyltransferase SMYD4 isoform X1 — protein MDTAKELILNLKQTNKSHVGYGLQKECEALIGHILQNMVQSELPELIPEVKNEQDSIEYREQGNQHFVMGEDFEAIKCYTMSLAYADKKELMSYAHANRSAALYRQQLYKECIIDIDAALNLGYPEEKRKKLKERGIKAVEEIKKKLLFKENDRIDTEKFMNRCLSETVNNTPIVVKYRNGKNKIGKDIDKDAKADENKQDSINGCRESSAHDNEDREPRYLADEGPLKLTYGPSKEAPAASDGVSIAFSEKYGRHLVATKEFKPGDIVTIEDPFAFTIYMQSYFTHCHHCLARSFNLIPCLKCPVAQYCSETCRKLAWEMAHQIECPILALVGNLLNVDKNKIRMLTKIVRFLIVATAKGKKIQELLEDMKVAESNPDNRTAGFTDEGILDSTSSRSALSLATNMTTRPLIGISAFACISALAAILLATQTNFFCKKYEVDQLRDINDLPEIKFCGSIMFRACVIMCSNCFLVQQEPGIKTGSGLYITHSLYNHSCAPNTFRHFEGMTMITRALEPIFPGDQIFTNYCASYAYMTRSERREKIMQDYFFECDCIACTFDWPSYNEILRNHIGSIAKNKELVAKLKPYKQRLAKNMYDIEAVKSVLGILYKEVTQPCEEIVHAEQYLKSYYLGKFK, from the exons ATGGACACAGCAAAGGAATTGATATTGAATTTAAAGCAAACAAATAAATCACATGTGGGGTATGGTTTACAGAAAGAATGTGAAGCACTCATTGGtcacattttacaaaatatggTTCAATCCGAATTACCTGAATTAATTCCTGAGGTGAAAAATGAACAAGATTCTATCGAATATAGAGAACAAG GAAATCAACATTTTGTAATGGGCGAGGATTTTGAAGCtataaaatgttatacaatGAGTTTAGCATACGCGGATAAAAAAGAACTTATGTCTTATGCTCATGCCAATCGATCTGCAGCTTTGTATAGACAACAACTTTACAAAGAATGTATAATAGACATTGATGCTGCTTTAAATCTTGGATATccggaagaaaaaagaaaaaaattgaaggAGAGAGGGATCAAAGCcgttgaagaaattaaaaagaaactgCTGTTCAAAGAAAATGATCGTATTGATacagaaaaatttatgaacagATGCCTATCAGAAACGGTAAATAATACACCTATTGTTGTAAAATATCGAAATGGAAAGAATAAAATTGGAAAAGATATAGATAAAGATGCTAAAGCTGACGAAAATAAACAAGATTCGATTAATGGTTGTCGCGAATCATCTGCACACGATAACGAAGACAGAGAACCAAGATACTTAGCGGATGAAGGTCCTTTAAAGCTGACTTATGGTCCCAGTAAGGAGGCTCCAGCTGCTAGCGATGGTGTTAGTATTGCTTTCTCTGAAAAATATGGTCGTCACTTAGTAGCTACAAAAGAATTTAAACCAGGAGATATAGTTACTATCGAAGATCCATTTGCTTTTACTATTTATATGCAAAG TTATTTTACGCATTGTCATCACTGTTTAGCaagaagctttaatttgattcCATGTTTAAAATGTCCAGTGGCTCAATATTGCTCAGAAACATGTAGGAAATTAGCTTGGGAAATGGCTCATCAGATAGAATGCCCGATTTTGGCATTAGTAGGAAACTTACttaatgttgataaaaataaaatacgaatGCTTACCAAAATCGTCAGGTTTTTAATTGTGGCAACAGCGAAAGGtaaaaaaattcaagaactGCTCGAAGACATGAAAGTAGCTGAATCTAATCCAG ATAATAGAACTGCAGGATTTACAGATGAAGGCATATTGGACAGTACTAGTTCACGATCTGCTCTGAGTCTTGCTACTAATATGACAACAAGACCACTCATTGGAATCAGTGCTTTTGCGTGTATCTCAGCTCTCGCAGCTATACTTTTAGCCACACAGACTAACTTCTTCTGCAAGAAATACGAAGTGGACCAATTAAGAGATATTAATGATCTTCCAGAGATCAAATTCTGTGGCAGCATTATGTTCCGTGCCTGTGTTATAATGTGTTCCAATTGTTTCtta gtGCAACAAGAACCAGGAATTAAAACAGGTTCAGGCTTATATATAACACATAGCTTGTACAATCATTCTTGTGCGCCGAATACATTTCGGCATTTTGAAGGGATGACAATGATCACTCGTGCACTAGAGCCAATATTTCCTGGAGATCAAATATTCACAAATTATTGTGCttcatatgcatatatgacAAGATctgaaagaagagaaaaaataatGCAAGATTACTTTTTTGAATGCGATTGCATCGCGTGTACATTTGATTGGCCATCATACAATGAAATTCTTCGAAACCACATTGGTTCTATTGCTAAAAATAAAGAGCTCGTGGCAAAATTGAAACCTTACAAGCAGAGATTAGCAAAAAATATGTATGATATTGAAGCTGTAAAATCGGTTCTGGGTATACTCTATAAAGAAGTGACCCAACCGTGCGAAGAAATAGTACATGCAGAACAATACTTGAAGAGCTATTATTTAGGTAAATTTAAGTAA